In Ictalurus punctatus breed USDA103 chromosome 3, Coco_2.0, whole genome shotgun sequence, the following are encoded in one genomic region:
- the rpia gene encoding ribose-5-phosphate isomerase, whose translation MKWRRWAEFSVKSTLLFSVSALQCRSSSSSRLCGVQLVSENRCYSHTAEMAEEAKKLAAYAAVDNHIQNNQVVGVGSGSTIVYAVDRLAERVRQEKLKIVCIPTSFQARQLILQHGLSLSDLDRHPDLDVAIDGADEVDDSLTLIKGGGGCLTQEKIVAGCAKHFIVIADYRKDSKALGQQWKKGVPVEVVPMAYVPVSRAITRRFGGEAVLRMAISKAGPVVTDNSNFILDWKFEHAQNWKEVNTAIKMIPGVVETGLFVGMAEKVYFGMEDGSVKVRDAPVN comes from the exons ATGAAGTGGCGGAGGTGGGCTGAGTTCAGCGTGAAATCTACACTCCTCTTTTCCGTGTCTGCACTTCAGTGtcgctcctcctcttcctcgcgTCTCTGCGGGGTTCAGCTCGTGTCGGAGAACCGCTGTTACAGTCACACCGCCGAGATGGCTGAAGAGGCGAAGAAACTGGCCGCCTACGCTGCTGTGGACAACCACATACAG AACAACCAGGTGGTGGGAGTGGGGAGCGGCTCCACCATAGTCTATGCTGTGGACAGACTGG ctgagCGCGTAAGGCAGGAGAAGTTGAAAATTGTGTGCATTCCTACGTCGTTCCAG GCTCGTCAGCTGATTCTGCAGCATGGCCTGTCTCTGTCAGATTTAGACAGACACCCAGAC CTGGATGTAGCAATCGACGGAGCTGATGAGGTGGATGATTCACTCACTCTTATCAAAGGAGGCGG AGGATGCTTGACTCAGGAGAAAATTGTAGCCGGCTGTGCCAAACACTTCATCGTCATTGCTGactacag GAAGGACTCGAAGGCGCTGGGGCAACAGTGGAAGAAAGGCGTGCCGGTTGAAGTGGTCCCTATGGCGTACGTGCCTGTGTCCAGGGCCATCACTCGGCGCTTTGGTGGGGAAGCTGTGCTGAGGATGGCTATCAGTAAAGCG GGCCCTGTGGTGACCGATAACAGTAACTTCATCCTCGACTGGAAGTTTGAGCATGCTCAGAACTGGAAAGAGGTCAACACTGCCATCAAAATGATCCCAG GTGTTGTGGAGACCGGCCTGTTTGTGGGAATGGCTGAGAAAGTATACTTTGGGATGGAAGATGGAAGTGTGAAGGTCAGAGATGCTCcagtgaactga